One stretch of Malus domestica chromosome 14, GDT2T_hap1 DNA includes these proteins:
- the LOC103455413 gene encoding flavonoid 3'-monooxygenase, which yields MFVLIVFTVVFAFFLYRIFAPGGSRHSLPLPPGPKPWPVVGNLPHLGPVPHHSLAALARQYGPLMHLRLGFVDVVVAASASVASQFLKTHDANFSSRPPNSGAKHLAYNYQDLVFAPYGPRWRLLRKISSVHLFSGKALDDLKHVRQEEVGVLAHGLASAGSKPVNLAQLLNVCTVNALGRVMVGRRLFGNGMGGEDPKADEFKSMVVEMMVLAGVFNIGDFIPSLEWLDLQGVAGKMKKLHKRFDAFLTAIVEEHKRSRGGKHVDMLTTLLSLKEDADGEGAKLTDTEIKALLLNMFTAGTDTSSSTVEWAIAELLRHPKILAQLQQELDQVVGRDRLVTESDLPNLTYLQAVIKETFRLHPSTPLSLPRMATESCEINGFHIPKGATLLVNVWAVSRDPDQWSEPLEFRPERFMSGGEKPNVDIRGNDFEVIPFGAGRRICAGMSLGLRMVSLMTATLVHGFDWTLADGLTPEKLNMDEAYGLTLQRAAPLMVHPRNRLAPHAYNASSS from the exons ATGTTTGTTCTCATAGTCTTCACCGTcgtctttgccttcttcttatacCGGATATTTGCCCCTGGCGGGAGCCGTCACTCTCTGCCTCTTCCGCCGGGGCCGAAACCTTGGCCTGTAGTAGGGAACCTGCCCCACTTAGGCCCCGTTCCCCACCACTCTCTGGCGGCTTTGGCCCGTCAGTATGGACCCCTCATGCACCTCCGCTTGGGGTTTGTTGACGTGGTTGTTGCCGCCTCCGCCTCCGTGGCGTCACAGTTTCTGAAGACCCATGACGCTAATTTCTCGAGCCGGCCACCCAACTCCGGCGCCAAGCATCTCGCTTACAACTACCAAGACTTGGTGTTCGCGCCGTACGGTCCACGGTGGCGATTGTTGCGGAAGATCAGCTCCGTCCATTTGTTCTCCGGCAAGGCTCTGGATGATCTTAAACACGTTCGCCAG GAGGAGGTAGGTGTGCTTGCACATGGATTAGCAAGTGCAGGGTCAAAGCCAGTGAACTTGGCGCAACTACTGAACGTGTGCACGGTGAACGCCCTAGGGCGGGTGATGGTAGGACGGAGGCTCTTCGGCAACGGCATGGGCGGCGAAGACCCAAAGGCGGATGAGTTCAAGTCCATGGTGGTGGAGATGATGGTGTTGGCCGGAGTATTCAACATCGGCGACTTCATCCCCTCCCTAGAGTGGCTGGACTTGCAGGGGGTGGCGGGAAAGATGAAGAAGCTACACAAGAGGTTCGATGCCTTCTTGACCGCCATTGTTGAAGAGCACAAGAGGAGCCGCGGAGGGAAGCACGTCGACATGCTGACGACGTTGCTGTCGCTCAAGGAGGATGCCGACGGTGAGGGCGCCAAGCTCACAGACACTGAGATTAAAGCTTTGCTTTTG AACATGTTTACAGCTGGCACTGACACGTCATCAAGCACAGTGGAATGGGCCATAGCCGAACTCCTTCGCCACCCCAAAATTCTAGCCCAACTCCAACAAGAGCTGGATCAAGTCGTGGGTCGGGACCGGCTCGTAACCGAATCGGACCTGCCCAACCTGACCTACCTCCAAGCCGTGATCAAGGAAACCTTCCGGCTCCACCCATCCACCCCGCTCTCTCTTCCCCGAATGGCGACCGAGAGTTGCGAAATCAACGGATTTCACATTCCTAAGGGTGCCACTCTCTTGGTCAACGTATGGGCCGTATCTCGCGATCCGGATCAATGGTCCGAACCGCTCGAGTTTAGGCCCGAGCGGTTCATGTCGGGAGGTGAGAAGCCCAATGTCGACATTAGGGGGAATGACTTCGAGGTCATACCGTTCGGGGCCGGGCGTAGAATATGTGCCGGGATGAGCCTTGGGTTGCGGATGGTGTCTCTGATGACTGCAACCCTGGTCCATGGTTTTGATTGGACCTTGGCCGATGGGCTGACCCCTGAGAAGTTGAACATGGACGAGGCCTATGGGCTCACCCTACAAAGAGCCGCACCGTTAATGGTGCACCCGCGTAACAGGCTAGCCCCTCATGCATACAATGCATCATCATCTTGA